One window of Cygnus olor isolate bCygOlo1 chromosome 28, bCygOlo1.pri.v2, whole genome shotgun sequence genomic DNA carries:
- the LOC121060841 gene encoding collagen alpha-1(III) chain-like, producing the protein MWGRSVAFLPALALLFLPEALLWLSLPWPRPLVPVTIRQGSVGHPKTPVVCSVPPAPLLGGCTGGAPRGGGGLRCPFPCGVRGYLGWGTSQCPYRAVPGWGCPRVPRGCSGPGAAWDGDIGVPGGVLGVGSLWCGDIRVSPGGAWGWDAPRRGTSTSLGDAWGWDLAPDGDIHVPEGYSGLGPPGRGCPSLCGVLGGGSGGQSGGRRFWGATTPRPPAARAVAGLSGVPAGLAQGAATWLRAGPRQEEEEEEEEEEEAQLGTGTLAASPRRGRSWGPPVSGAHFLDGVPTGPPVLGQREGLGGPRRLLWGCGRGMGIL; encoded by the coding sequence ATGTGGGGCAGGAGCGttgccttcctccctgccctcgctctcctcttcctccccgaGGCTCTCCTTTGGCTTTCCCTGCCGTGGCCCCGTCCCCTCGTCCCCGTGACAATCCGGCAGGGCTCAGTGggacaccccaaaacccccGTGGTGTGCAGcgtgccccctgctcccctgcttGGGGGATGTACAGGGGGAGcaccccggggtggggggggtctgCGTTGCCCCTTCCCCTGTGGGGTCAGGGGTTACCTGGGGTGGGGAACGTCCCAGTGTCCCTACAGGGCAGTCCCGGGGTGGGGATGTCCGCGTGTCCCCCGAGGATGCTCAGGGCCAGGAGCTGCTTGGGATGGGGACATCGGTGTCCCTGGGGGTGTGCTCGGGGTCGGGAGCCTCTGGTGTGGGGACATCCGCGTGTCCCCGGGGGGTGCTTGGGGTTGGGATGCCCCCAGGAGGGGAACATCCACATCTCTGGGCGATGCCTGGGGTTGGGATTTGGCCCCAGATGGGGACATCCATGTCCCTGAGGGGTACTCCGGGTTGGGCCCCCCAGGACGGGGATGTCCCTCCCTCTGCGGGGTGCTTGGGGGTGGCAGCGGAGGTCAGTCGGGGGGCAGGAGGTTTTGGGGGGCCACaaccccccggcccccagcagcGCGTGCTGTCGCAGGGCTCAGCGGGGTGCCAGCGGGCTTGGCACAGGGTGCTGCTACGTGGCTTCGAGCAGGGCcccggcaggaggaggaggaggaggaggaggaggaggaggaagcacagCTGGGCACGGGGACACTTGCAGCCTCACCACGAAGGGGACGCAGCTGGGGACCACCGGTGTCCGGGGCACACTTTTTGGATGGGGTCCCCACGGGGCCTCCGGTGCTGGGACaaagggaagggctgggagggCCCCGACGCCTTCTGTGGGGCTGCGGCAGGGGGATGGGGATTCTCTGA